From the genome of Fusobacterium perfoetens, one region includes:
- the gltS gene encoding sodium/glutamate symporter: MFKYTFGMPETLATAVVLLLLGRWIKEKVAVLKRFFIPAPVVGGLIFSVFTLIGYEYNLFQLSFDSQLKSLLMLAFFTTIGFAASIKMLLKGGLQVMVFLVVSIILIIFQNVVGITLCGVLGINKLLGLAAGSIALTGGHGTAAAFGPELVKAGAEAGISVSVAAATFGLVAGCMIGGPIAKRLMNKNNLKATSEGENTEIVEGKLTKDEKNIDENLLFNALMYIIISMGIGSFIILGFKKLGMVFPAYLGPMIVASVIRNFMDKKGKSLPLHCINIIGSISLQLFLGIALMTMQLWELANLAVPLISILLVQTAIMALYAYFVTFRIMGKDYDAAVIATGHCGFGMGASPNAIANMETFTKANGYSPKAFFVVPIVGAMFIDFVNAPIITFFIEVLKTK, from the coding sequence ATTTTTAAATATACTTTTGGAATGCCTGAAACTCTTGCAACAGCAGTTGTCCTTCTTCTTTTAGGAAGATGGATTAAAGAAAAAGTGGCAGTTTTGAAGAGATTTTTTATTCCAGCCCCTGTTGTAGGAGGACTTATCTTTTCTGTTTTTACACTTATAGGTTATGAATATAATCTATTTCAGCTTTCATTTGACAGTCAGCTTAAATCTCTTTTAATGCTTGCATTTTTTACTACAATAGGATTTGCAGCAAGTATAAAAATGCTTTTAAAAGGTGGCCTTCAAGTAATGGTATTCCTTGTAGTTTCAATTATTCTTATCATTTTTCAAAATGTTGTGGGAATAACTTTATGTGGAGTTCTTGGAATAAATAAACTTTTAGGACTTGCAGCAGGTTCAATCGCTCTTACAGGAGGACATGGAACAGCAGCAGCTTTTGGCCCAGAACTTGTTAAGGCTGGAGCAGAAGCAGGTATATCTGTTTCAGTTGCAGCAGCAACATTTGGTCTCGTTGCAGGATGTATGATAGGAGGTCCTATTGCTAAAAGACTTATGAATAAAAATAACTTAAAAGCTACTTCTGAAGGGGAAAATACAGAAATTGTTGAGGGAAAACTTACAAAAGATGAAAAAAATATAGATGAGAACTTGTTATTTAATGCATTAATGTATATAATAATTAGTATGGGTATCGGAAGTTTCATTATTCTTGGATTTAAGAAGCTTGGAATGGTTTTTCCTGCTTATCTTGGTCCTATGATAGTTGCTTCAGTTATAAGAAATTTTATGGATAAAAAAGGAAAATCACTTCCTCTTCATTGCATAAATATAATAGGTTCTATATCACTTCAGCTTTTCCTTGGAATAGCACTTATGACTATGCAGCTTTGGGAACTTGCAAATCTTGCAGTGCCTCTTATTTCTATACTTTTAGTTCAGACAGCAATAATGGCTCTTTATGCTTATTTTGTAACATTTAGAATTATGGGAAAAGATTATGATGCTGCAGTTATAGCAACTGGTCATTGTGGATTTGGAATGGGAGCAAGTCCTAATGCAATAGCAAATATGGAAACTTTTACAAAAGCTAATGGATATTCTCCTAAAGCATTTTTCGTTGTACCTATAGTAGGGGCTATGTTTATAGACTTTGTCAATGCTCCTATAATAACATTCTTTATTGAGGTGTTAAAAACAAAATAA
- the murI gene encoding glutamate racemase, whose amino-acid sequence MDRRCNIGIFDSGIGGVSVLKKIIKLLPNENIMYFGDTKNVPYGGRTKEEIQNLSRRIVEFLILNNCKAIVIACNTATIATLEMLKTQCSIPVVGIIDAGVEAVSSNGYDEISVLGTPFTIESGEHLKKIKKKNKKMKINTVACEELCPMIEEGWEKFGKRYEVLGEYMSHIPKSSEALLLACTHYPFIIEDIQKRFEGKVIDPSEECARELFRVLKKEDILNNDKNKGRIEFYVTGDKESFKVKAEKFLGTEIKDIYKVNI is encoded by the coding sequence ATGGATAGAAGGTGTAATATAGGTATATTTGACTCAGGTATAGGAGGAGTCAGTGTTTTAAAAAAAATAATAAAATTACTTCCAAATGAAAATATAATGTATTTTGGAGATACTAAGAATGTTCCTTATGGAGGAAGAACAAAGGAAGAAATTCAAAATTTAAGCAGAAGAATAGTTGAATTTTTAATTTTAAATAATTGTAAGGCTATTGTTATTGCATGTAATACAGCAACAATAGCTACTTTGGAAATGCTTAAAACACAATGCAGCATACCTGTTGTAGGAATAATAGATGCTGGAGTTGAAGCAGTTTCTTCAAATGGATATGATGAAATATCTGTTCTTGGAACTCCTTTTACAATAGAGAGTGGTGAACATTTAAAAAAAATAAAGAAAAAAAATAAAAAAATGAAAATAAATACAGTTGCTTGTGAAGAATTATGCCCAATGATAGAAGAGGGATGGGAAAAATTTGGAAAAAGATATGAAGTTTTAGGTGAATATATGTCACATATTCCTAAAAGTTCAGAGGCTCTTCTTTTAGCATGTACACATTACCCATTTATAATTGAAGATATACAAAAAAGATTTGAAGGCAAGGTAATTGATCCTAGTGAAGAATGTGCAAGAGAACTTTTCAGGGTTCTGAAAAAAGAAGATATTCTTAATAATGATAAAAATAAAGGAAGAATAGAATTTTATGTGACAGGAGATAAAGAGAGTTTTAAAGTAAAAGCTGAAAAATTTCTTGGAACAGAAATCAAAGATATTTATAAAGTGAATATTTAG
- a CDS encoding YegS/Rv2252/BmrU family lipid kinase, with protein sequence MKKVKFIYNPFSGEREILKYLDYIINAYQRHNFIIVPFRISYNINLENAFTDIDDSYDHILVSGGDGTVNQVINIIKNKNIDIPVAVLPAGTANDFAHVIGMPHSIRQSVDMILKSSPKFIDLGKVNDKYFINIFSCGLFTDVSQKTPTNQKNTFGKLAYYFTGLKELPNFKKLNLSVTSEHGDFSGSSILFFVFNGRTAGGFEIAHDSLVDDGMLDVIIVDGENILEKLTFVSQFILKKNLEYPKGIIHFKTDKLEINIENNYTTDIDGEPGPVSPLKITCEKKSLKILGYL encoded by the coding sequence ATGAAAAAAGTAAAATTTATATATAATCCTTTTTCTGGAGAACGGGAAATTTTAAAATATCTTGATTATATTATAAATGCCTATCAAAGACATAATTTTATAATCGTTCCTTTCCGTATAAGCTATAATATTAATTTAGAAAATGCTTTTACAGATATTGATGATTCATACGATCATATTCTTGTATCTGGAGGAGATGGTACTGTAAATCAAGTTATCAATATAATAAAAAATAAAAATATTGATATTCCTGTTGCTGTTCTTCCAGCAGGAACAGCTAATGACTTCGCTCATGTAATAGGTATGCCTCATAGCATAAGACAGTCTGTTGATATGATTTTAAAAAGCTCTCCAAAATTTATTGATTTAGGAAAAGTAAATGATAAATATTTTATAAATATTTTCAGCTGTGGACTTTTTACAGATGTTTCGCAAAAAACTCCAACAAACCAAAAAAATACTTTTGGTAAACTTGCTTATTATTTTACAGGATTAAAAGAACTTCCTAATTTCAAAAAATTAAATCTTTCTGTTACTTCAGAACACGGAGATTTCTCTGGTTCTTCCATACTTTTCTTTGTTTTCAATGGAAGAACTGCAGGAGGATTTGAAATAGCTCACGATTCTCTAGTAGATGACGGTATGCTTGATGTAATTATTGTAGATGGAGAAAATATTTTAGAAAAGCTTACTTTTGTTTCACAGTTTATTTTAAAGAAAAATCTTGAATATCCAAAAGGAATTATACATTTTAAAACAGATAAATTAGAAATAAACATTGAAAATAATTATACAACTGATATTGATGGAGAACCTGGTCCTGTTTCTCCTTTAAAAATAACTTGTGAAAAAAAATCTTTAAAAATTTTAGGCTATCTATAA
- a CDS encoding glycosyltransferase family 9 protein, with protein MIRKINRIFQDYMREKRLKIGKNIWDRKNKEKIIEDNNFIEDNNIKSILFLRYDGKIGDMVINTIMFREIKKSYPEIKIGVVTRGGAKDIISNNKNVDKIYEYNKKTSEVKKLAREIALEKYDLLIDFSEMLRVNQMMFINMCKAKINIGINKKDWNLFEVSLKSIDYHYHISNLYLEILKFLGIKNIVRKYDLFPTNYMIEKLNLKNKKYVVFNPYAASKHRSFNLENMIKISEIILEKNFDKLILIGTKNHLSELERIKKRFGDKIIIPETENILEVVELISKANLVVTPDTSIVHIAATFERKMLCIYRREIGKEDKNSILWGPNYDQARVIYVDEKVKNGEEIDINKIKIEKLKEKIDEI; from the coding sequence ATGATAAGGAAAATTAATAGAATATTTCAAGACTATATGAGAGAAAAGCGTTTAAAGATAGGAAAGAATATTTGGGATAGAAAAAATAAAGAAAAAATTATAGAAGATAATAATTTTATAGAAGATAATAATATAAAATCTATTCTTTTTTTAAGATACGATGGGAAAATAGGAGATATGGTAATAAATACTATAATGTTCCGTGAAATAAAAAAAAGTTATCCTGAAATAAAGATAGGTGTTGTCACAAGAGGGGGAGCTAAAGATATTATATCTAATAATAAAAATGTAGATAAAATATACGAATATAATAAAAAAACAAGTGAAGTAAAAAAACTTGCTAGGGAAATAGCTTTAGAAAAATATGATTTATTAATAGACTTTTCTGAAATGTTAAGAGTAAATCAAATGATGTTTATAAATATGTGTAAAGCAAAAATAAATATAGGAATAAATAAAAAAGATTGGAATCTTTTTGAAGTCTCTTTAAAATCGATAGATTATCATTATCATATTTCAAATTTATATTTAGAAATTTTAAAATTTTTAGGAATAAAGAATATAGTAAGAAAATATGACTTATTTCCAACAAATTATATGATAGAAAAATTAAATTTGAAGAATAAAAAATATGTTGTATTTAATCCATATGCAGCAAGTAAACATAGAAGTTTTAATTTAGAAAATATGATAAAAATTTCAGAAATTATTTTAGAAAAAAATTTTGATAAATTAATTTTAATAGGAACAAAAAATCATTTAAGTGAATTAGAAAGAATAAAAAAAAGATTTGGCGATAAAATAATAATACCTGAAACAGAAAATATTTTAGAAGTAGTTGAACTAATAAGTAAAGCTAATTTGGTAGTAACACCAGATACATCAATTGTACATATAGCAGCAACATTTGAAAGAAAGATGCTTTGTATTTATAGAAGAGAAATAGGTAAAGAAGATAAAAATTCAATTTTATGGGGTCCAAATTATGATCAAGCAAGAGTAATATATGTAGATGAAAAAGTTAAAAATGGAGAAGAAATAGATATAAATAAAATAAAAATAGAAAAATTAAAGGAAAAAATAGATGAAATATAA
- a CDS encoding lipopolysaccharide core heptose(II) kinase RfaY, whose translation MKYKAEKYKGYKLYYLEDKFSNIGKKIIDKEYTECEILKNTKRNFVEIISVNNIRFVLKENKNEHIIPQRKLMTLFKKGEALTTLINLNELIENYKIKEYVKPFLVINKRKYGFITYSALIMENIDGRIDRDYLDKMVSLMKKVHSFKIYHGDFNPGNFLIENEKIRIIDTQGKKMKFFNYRAHYDMLTMKMDSYQEMKYPYKKDVMYYFVLGIKKFKKLKFIEKIKAKKKKLREKGWKI comes from the coding sequence ATGAAATATAAAGCAGAAAAATATAAAGGATATAAATTATATTATTTAGAAGATAAGTTTTCAAATATAGGGAAAAAAATTATAGATAAAGAATATACAGAGTGTGAAATTTTAAAAAATACAAAAAGAAATTTTGTTGAAATTATTAGTGTTAATAATATAAGATTTGTCTTAAAAGAAAATAAAAATGAGCACATAATACCGCAAAGGAAATTAATGACATTGTTTAAGAAGGGAGAAGCATTAACAACTCTTATCAATCTTAATGAATTAATAGAAAATTATAAAATAAAAGAATATGTAAAACCATTTCTTGTAATCAATAAAAGAAAGTATGGATTTATAACTTATTCAGCTCTTATTATGGAAAATATAGATGGTAGGATAGATAGAGACTATTTAGATAAAATGGTGTCTTTAATGAAAAAAGTTCATTCTTTTAAAATTTATCATGGAGATTTTAATCCTGGAAATTTTTTAATAGAAAATGAAAAAATAAGAATAATAGATACTCAAGGTAAAAAAATGAAATTTTTTAACTACAGGGCACATTATGATATGCTTACAATGAAAATGGATTCATATCAAGAAATGAAATATCCATATAAAAAAGATGTAATGTATTATTTTGTACTGGGTATAAAAAAATTTAAAAAACTAAAATTTATAGAAAAAATAAAAGCTAAGAAAAAAAAATTAAGAGAAAAAGGTTGGAAAATATGA
- a CDS encoding glycosyltransferase, whose protein sequence is MSKKTKVLFYNGSLRMGGIERVLTEVLRNIDSKKIDIDLIIEDGIRSLNIFEKDIPQDIKIYYLKSEEVIKKTDFYRQRRKNIFYKIIYNLMMNYEGYLKKKNLKTIVKNNKYDVVIDFDMGLSKYIDLIESNKKIAWVHSSIENWYQKKSRVKRLGERLKKYDKIVTICDEMRKSTIKLYPFLEKKILRIYNPFSFEKIISESVKNVDKDKEEFFKEDFIVSVMRLTESSKDFETLIKAWKELEKVNFKTKLYILGEGPARKKIEEKIKFYNQENRVILLGNIANPYPWIRKAKMLIHSSKYEGFGLVLVEGLILNKIVISSNCPVGPKEILENGEIGYLYNVGDYEEIKEIVLKCTENPEVNTDLIQDRIGKYNIKNVIKEYEKLILED, encoded by the coding sequence ATGAGTAAAAAAACAAAAGTTTTATTTTATAATGGAAGTCTTAGAATGGGAGGAATAGAAAGAGTTTTAACCGAGGTCCTTAGAAATATAGATAGCAAAAAAATAGATATAGATTTGATAATAGAAGATGGCATAAGGAGCCTGAATATATTTGAAAAAGATATTCCACAAGATATAAAAATATATTATTTAAAATCTGAAGAAGTAATAAAAAAAACAGATTTTTATAGACAAAGAAGAAAAAATATTTTTTATAAAATAATTTATAATTTAATGATGAATTATGAAGGGTATTTAAAAAAGAAAAATCTAAAAACAATAGTAAAAAATAATAAATATGATGTGGTTATAGATTTTGATATGGGACTTTCTAAGTATATTGATTTGATAGAAAGTAATAAAAAAATAGCATGGGTTCATTCTTCAATAGAAAATTGGTATCAAAAAAAATCTAGAGTAAAGAGATTAGGAGAAAGGTTAAAAAAATACGATAAAATAGTAACAATATGTGATGAAATGAGAAAGAGTACAATAAAACTTTATCCATTTTTAGAGAAAAAAATATTAAGAATATATAATCCTTTTTCTTTTGAAAAAATAATATCAGAATCCGTAAAAAATGTGGATAAAGATAAAGAAGAGTTTTTTAAAGAAGATTTTATAGTTAGTGTTATGAGATTAACAGAAAGTTCAAAAGATTTTGAAACCTTAATAAAAGCATGGAAAGAATTAGAAAAAGTAAATTTTAAAACAAAACTTTATATTTTAGGAGAAGGTCCAGCTAGAAAAAAAATAGAAGAAAAAATAAAATTTTATAACCAAGAAAATAGAGTAATATTATTAGGAAATATAGCTAATCCATACCCATGGATAAGAAAAGCAAAAATGCTGATTCATAGTTCTAAATACGAAGGATTTGGACTAGTTTTAGTAGAAGGACTAATCTTAAATAAAATAGTGATTTCAAGTAATTGTCCAGTTGGTCCAAAAGAAATTTTAGAAAATGGAGAAATAGGATATCTTTATAATGTAGGTGATTATGAAGAAATAAAAGAAATAGTATTAAAATGTACTGAAAATCCTGAAGTTAATACAGATTTAATACAAGATAGAATAGGAAAATACAATATAAAAAATGTAATAAAAGAGTATGAAAAATTAATTTTAGAAGATTAA
- a CDS encoding glycosyltransferase yields MEKISVIVPVYNRLEHLRSLIICLINQEIQPYELIISDDGSSQDVMDFIKDLIPKIKFKVKYVRQSDLGFRKTRALNNGVKHSEGEILVFCDQDLIFPPDYLKVIKENINKKIFLMSRPISVTQEEKNKILEDLNFGKNYSELLKYLPKQYSDIERWILRKDFFRRILNKLKLNKRGIRLVGMSYALYKENYIAVNGYDEKYRGWGLEDDDFGNRLYVYGIRGREMKASLIQMHLYHPFDPTKKQSANEEYYYMRKKEIFNKKDYYCKYGYNNSYDKDGILKKQLCGE; encoded by the coding sequence ATGGAAAAAATAAGTGTTATAGTACCTGTATATAATAGATTAGAGCATTTGAGAAGTTTGATTATTTGTCTAATAAACCAAGAAATACAGCCATATGAATTAATAATATCTGATGACGGCTCTTCACAGGATGTAATGGATTTTATAAAAGATTTAATACCTAAAATAAAATTTAAAGTAAAGTATGTAAGACAATCAGATTTGGGATTTAGAAAGACAAGAGCTTTAAACAATGGAGTAAAACATTCTGAAGGTGAAATACTTGTTTTTTGCGATCAAGATTTAATTTTTCCACCTGATTATTTAAAAGTAATAAAGGAAAATATTAATAAAAAGATTTTTTTAATGTCTAGACCTATTTCAGTTACTCAAGAAGAAAAAAATAAAATACTAGAGGACTTAAATTTTGGAAAAAATTATAGTGAATTGTTAAAATATTTACCTAAACAATATAGTGATATAGAAAGATGGATTTTGAGAAAAGACTTTTTTAGGCGTATTTTAAATAAATTAAAGCTTAATAAAAGAGGGATAAGATTAGTAGGAATGTCTTATGCTCTATACAAAGAAAATTATATTGCTGTAAATGGATATGATGAAAAGTATAGAGGTTGGGGACTTGAAGACGATGATTTTGGAAATAGATTATATGTATATGGAATAAGAGGAAGAGAGATGAAAGCCAGCTTAATCCAAATGCATTTATATCATCCTTTTGACCCAACTAAAAAGCAAAGTGCTAATGAAGAGTACTATTATATGAGGAAAAAAGAAATTTTCAATAAAAAAGATTATTATTGTAAATATGGCTATAATAATTCATACGATAAAGATGGAATATTAAAAAAACAATTATGTGGAGAATGA
- a CDS encoding glycosyltransferase: protein MKKILFYTSGVGLGGVERVILEILKAIDKKKFDIKLGLQYENENTFENEIPKEINYKYMLPQVIIDKSLYYRSKKKNVFYKVLYSFMLKYEKYLIKKNYLEFSKDRDIVIDFKSGDFLKLIELKNEENKKQICWLHGEITKLNRYKERKNKLKKQFKNCDKIVCICNEMKENVIKEIPEIEDKLEMIYNPFNIEKIRKLSENIFELSEEEKELLTDKYIIMVSRLELKMKDFFTLFKAYQKILLNNNDLKLYLLGEGPDRKKIEEEIKKMNLESKILLLGMKKNPYPWIKNAKLLIHSSKHEGLPTVLIEALILKKIIISTNCPTGPKEILNNGKYGSLVNIGDYKAMADEIYDLLNKNSEKRNQYLEYINEAIQRFDSKIIIKQIEKVLEEL, encoded by the coding sequence ATGAAGAAAATTTTATTTTATACAAGTGGAGTAGGACTTGGTGGAGTAGAAAGAGTTATTTTAGAAATTTTAAAAGCAATTGATAAAAAGAAATTTGATATAAAACTGGGCCTTCAGTATGAAAATGAAAATACTTTTGAAAATGAAATCCCAAAAGAAATAAATTATAAATATATGTTACCTCAAGTTATAATAGACAAAAGCTTATATTATAGATCTAAGAAAAAGAATGTATTTTATAAAGTTTTATATTCTTTTATGCTTAAATATGAGAAATATCTAATAAAAAAAAATTACTTAGAATTTTCAAAAGATAGAGATATAGTTATTGATTTTAAAAGTGGAGATTTTTTGAAATTAATTGAATTAAAAAATGAGGAAAATAAAAAACAAATTTGTTGGTTACATGGAGAGATAACAAAACTAAATAGGTATAAAGAAAGGAAAAATAAATTAAAAAAGCAATTTAAAAATTGTGATAAAATAGTCTGTATTTGCAACGAGATGAAAGAAAATGTAATTAAAGAAATACCAGAAATTGAAGATAAATTAGAAATGATATATAATCCATTTAATATAGAAAAAATAAGAAAACTATCAGAAAATATTTTTGAATTATCTGAAGAAGAAAAAGAATTATTAACAGATAAGTATATTATAATGGTTTCTCGTTTAGAATTGAAAATGAAAGATTTTTTTACTTTATTTAAGGCTTATCAAAAAATATTATTAAATAATAATGATTTAAAATTATATTTATTAGGAGAAGGTCCTGATAGAAAAAAAATAGAGGAAGAAATAAAAAAAATGAATTTAGAGAGTAAGATATTGTTACTTGGAATGAAGAAAAACCCATATCCATGGATAAAAAATGCAAAACTTTTAATTCATAGTTCAAAACACGAAGGTCTTCCAACTGTATTAATAGAAGCGTTGATTTTAAAGAAAATAATAATATCTACAAATTGTCCTACAGGTCCTAAAGAAATACTTAATAATGGAAAATATGGAAGCCTAGTTAATATTGGAGATTACAAAGCAATGGCTGATGAAATATATGATCTTTTAAATAAAAATTCAGAAAAAAGAAATCAATATTTAGAATACATTAATGAAGCAATTCAGAGATTTGATAGTAAAATTATTATTAAGCAAATAGAAAAAGTACTAGAGGAGTTATAA
- a CDS encoding phosphoethanolamine transferase produces the protein MSFFDKDKINSIQKYSYVFLWSQLFPILIYIINGYKNIGNIEVVKNLKAGIRICIIMYLFFILLSFISPKKIYKFVMTSLIIINVTANIFDLFAYINFGTQINSDIFYTMLETNINESKEFLLNYFNMKFLIIIAYLIYILFIAKIKYKLISFIVGILSVIIIVFSFNLEGNDYTRKYVLATLKSSYVKYQNDAKEYKETLKELKNFNLKDQLTDLNKEESIYVMIIGESGSKYHSSLYGYFRETNPNLKKLKEKNELFVFDDVISPHGTTRESLQKVLTLKDSKNNYKFYESPSILDLFKEAGFKTYWISNQESYGSIGNVVAALASKADYIEYTEISALDSRKFKKYDEALLPIFDKILKEKNDRKFIVIHLMGNHIQYKERVPEKFKKFTDMNNNFNEWQKNKIKAVNDYDNSILYVDYIVSEVISKIKKENKKSYVLYFSDHGEEIYDSKDFMGHGQNGINKYIVEIPFMLWISDNYKKDINKISQVSKSLDNKYITEDLPYTLIDLSYIQWENFIPEKSIVNIDFKEKERYHNNIKYDKQ, from the coding sequence GTGAGTTTTTTTGATAAAGATAAGATAAATAGTATTCAAAAATATAGCTATGTATTTTTATGGTCACAACTATTTCCAATTTTAATATATATAATAAATGGATATAAAAATATAGGAAATATAGAAGTTGTAAAGAATTTAAAAGCAGGAATAAGAATTTGTATAATTATGTATTTATTTTTTATTTTGTTGTCATTTATTTCTCCTAAAAAGATATATAAATTTGTGATGACATCTTTAATAATTATCAATGTAACAGCAAATATTTTTGATTTATTTGCATATATAAATTTTGGTACACAAATTAATTCAGATATTTTTTATACAATGCTGGAAACTAATATAAATGAAAGTAAAGAGTTTCTTTTAAACTATTTTAATATGAAATTTCTAATAATAATAGCATATTTAATTTATATTTTATTTATAGCAAAAATAAAATATAAACTGATATCTTTTATAGTAGGAATATTATCTGTAATTATAATTGTTTTTTCTTTTAATTTAGAAGGAAATGACTATACAAGAAAATATGTATTAGCAACTTTAAAATCTAGTTATGTAAAATATCAAAATGATGCAAAAGAATATAAAGAGACTTTAAAAGAATTAAAAAATTTTAATTTAAAAGATCAATTAACGGATTTAAATAAAGAAGAGAGTATATATGTAATGATAATAGGTGAATCTGGTTCTAAGTATCATTCATCTCTTTATGGATATTTTAGAGAAACAAATCCTAATCTTAAAAAATTAAAAGAAAAAAATGAACTTTTTGTTTTTGATGATGTAATTTCTCCACATGGTACTACAAGAGAATCTTTGCAGAAAGTATTAACTTTAAAGGATAGTAAAAATAATTATAAATTTTATGAAAGTCCAAGTATATTGGATTTATTTAAAGAGGCAGGATTTAAGACATATTGGATAAGTAATCAGGAAAGTTATGGATCAATAGGAAATGTAGTGGCAGCTCTTGCAAGTAAAGCGGATTATATAGAATATACAGAAATTTCAGCATTAGATTCAAGGAAATTTAAAAAATATGATGAAGCTCTGCTTCCAATATTTGATAAGATTTTAAAAGAAAAAAATGATAGAAAGTTTATTGTTATTCATTTAATGGGAAATCATATCCAATATAAAGAAAGAGTTCCTGAAAAATTTAAAAAATTTACTGATATGAATAATAACTTTAATGAGTGGCAAAAAAATAAGATTAAAGCAGTAAATGATTATGATAATTCTATTTTATATGTAGATTATATAGTAAGTGAAGTAATTTCAAAAATAAAAAAAGAAAATAAAAAATCATATGTTTTATATTTTTCAGATCATGGAGAAGAAATATATGACAGTAAAGATTTTATGGGACATGGCCAAAATGGAATTAATAAATATATTGTAGAAATTCCTTTTATGCTGTGGATATCAGATAACTATAAAAAGGATATTAATAAAATTAGTCAAGTATCAAAAAGCTTAGATAATAAATATATTACAGAGGATTTACCATATACATTAATAGATTTAAGTTATATACAATGGGAGAATTTTATTCCTGAAAAAAGTATAGTGAATATAGATTTTAAAGAAAAAGAAAGATATCATAACAATATAAAATATGATAAACAATAA
- a CDS encoding O-antigen ligase family protein yields MNSILEKFQKFLFLIYPAVLILDPKLANNFMVFVLLVLVLGNIYINKKIVFTFYEKFMLAFVVAILISIVFKNTTTSSGIVMIKRHLRWLILPTLLGQLKIKKEDIKCMFLSTFFGILGYTYRIIDEMINLKNPELSWLEFFKSSLPWNYRYLSEYSIPQSALILGVTSIVLYYVICINDEKKYKLFLLLELLLSGVVLLSVQSRGMTLTLFILVIFLGVIRKEKIIRIVSSLIIVFSIIGGIYFSNSHYVQRYENLGKDSSSLARVEVYKEAFRLFEKNKLNGIGLDGFVKLQDTRDYKYNEKYRHPHNMALKLLAETGVIGFISYYLFVGSILINLWKRYKKNKYFLIGLLTLLTLVLYENIETMFITVIALPYVFFIIGISLNQIYREKKGEII; encoded by the coding sequence ATGAATAGTATATTGGAAAAGTTTCAAAAATTTTTATTTTTAATATATCCTGCTGTATTAATATTAGATCCAAAATTAGCAAATAATTTTATGGTTTTTGTTTTATTAGTATTGGTTTTAGGAAATATATATATAAATAAGAAAATTGTATTTACATTTTATGAAAAATTTATGTTGGCTTTTGTTGTAGCAATATTAATTAGTATAGTATTTAAAAACACAACTACAAGCAGTGGAATAGTTATGATAAAAAGACATCTTAGATGGCTTATTTTACCAACTCTTTTAGGACAATTAAAAATAAAAAAAGAAGATATAAAATGCATGTTTCTTTCAACCTTTTTTGGAATATTAGGTTATACTTACAGAATTATTGATGAAATGATAAATTTAAAAAATCCTGAGCTTTCATGGTTGGAGTTTTTTAAATCTTCTTTACCGTGGAACTATAGATATTTATCAGAATATAGTATACCTCAATCAGCTTTAATTTTAGGTGTTACTTCTATTGTATTATATTATGTTATTTGTATAAATGATGAAAAAAAATATAAATTATTTTTATTACTAGAATTATTACTTTCTGGAGTAGTTCTTTTAAGTGTTCAGTCTAGAGGAATGACATTAACTTTATTTATTTTAGTAATATTTTTAGGAGTAATAAGAAAAGAAAAAATAATAAGAATAGTTTCAAGCTTAATTATAGTTTTTTCTATTATAGGTGGGATTTATTTTTCAAATTCACATTATGTTCAAAGGTATGAAAATCTAGGAAAAGATTCAAGTTCTTTAGCAAGAGTAGAGGTATACAAAGAAGCTTTTAGATTATTTGAAAAAAATAAATTAAATGGGATTGGTTTAGATGGCTTTGTTAAATTACAAGATACTAGAGATTATAAATATAATGAAAAATATAGACATCCACATAATATGGCATTAAAATTATTAGCTGAAACTGGAGTAATAGGATTTATAAGTTATTATTTATTTGTAGGAAGTATTCTTATAAATTTATGGAAAAGGTATAAAAAAAATAAATATTTTTTAATTGGACTTTTAACTCTTTTAACTTTAGTATTATATGAAAATATAGAGACAATGTTTATTACTGTTATAGCGTTACCATATGTTTTCTTTATAATTGGAATAAGTTTAAATCAAATATATAGAGAAAAAAAAGGAGAAATTATATAA